A part of Streptomyces sp. NBC_01235 genomic DNA contains:
- a CDS encoding DUF899 family protein has product MVRQTRLAGESADHLAAREELRLAEIDLMRHREKVAALRRALPPGPPLDDYTFVEGPADLDAGDTPLREVTLGGLFTAPDRPLIVYHLMYGKAQSDPCPMCTLWLDGFNGVAHHVARNADLVVAAAADPPALRRHARNRGWHRLRLLSCGESTFKYDLGSEDEDGAQDSTVSVLTRDADGTVRHRYCAHPRMADDIGERGIDLLAPVWHLLDLTPNGRGDWYPSLEY; this is encoded by the coding sequence ATGGTGCGGCAGACCCGACTGGCCGGGGAATCGGCGGACCACCTCGCCGCCCGCGAAGAGCTGCGCCTGGCCGAGATCGACCTCATGCGCCACCGTGAGAAGGTCGCGGCCCTGCGCCGGGCGCTCCCGCCGGGCCCGCCCCTCGACGACTACACCTTCGTCGAGGGCCCCGCCGACCTCGACGCCGGCGACACCCCGCTCCGCGAGGTCACTCTCGGCGGGCTGTTCACCGCCCCCGACCGCCCGCTGATCGTCTACCACCTCATGTACGGCAAGGCGCAGAGCGACCCGTGCCCGATGTGCACCCTGTGGCTCGACGGCTTCAACGGCGTCGCCCACCACGTCGCCCGCAACGCCGACCTCGTCGTCGCGGCCGCCGCCGACCCGCCCGCCCTGCGCCGCCACGCCCGCAACCGGGGCTGGCACCGGCTACGCCTGCTGAGCTGCGGCGAGAGCACGTTCAAGTACGACCTGGGCAGCGAGGACGAGGACGGCGCCCAGGACTCCACCGTCTCCGTGCTCACCCGCGACGCCGACGGCACCGTCCGCCACCGCTACTGCGCCCACCCCCGCATGGCCGACGACATCGGCGAGCGCGGCATCGACCTCCTGGCCCCCGTCTGGCACCTCCTCGACCTGACGCCGAACGGCCGGGGCGACTGGTACCCGTCCCTCGAATACTGA
- a CDS encoding RDD family protein, producing the protein MTTEPPPGSGGGEPPEDDPFKKRPPRQPPQPPYGEGQPPYGEGQGGSPYDTPLGPRGPQEPYGGGPYGGGPYGGYPEDPLAGMPPLADSGKRTLARIIDMILVFLVVVLLSWAFGVAQYTTNTDKIEFGKTFGREIVAAILYVAYDTILTSRSGQTLGKKWLGMRVADLDNGSTPSAQTSLIRALVLWVPFAFCCACLWTAVCGGWSFFDKPYKQGLHDKAAKTVVVSTG; encoded by the coding sequence ATGACCACCGAACCGCCCCCCGGCTCCGGCGGCGGCGAGCCGCCGGAGGACGACCCGTTCAAGAAGCGGCCCCCGCGACAGCCTCCGCAGCCCCCGTACGGCGAGGGGCAGCCCCCGTACGGTGAGGGGCAGGGCGGTTCGCCGTACGACACCCCGCTGGGACCCCGGGGTCCGCAGGAACCGTACGGCGGCGGCCCGTACGGCGGCGGCCCCTACGGTGGCTACCCCGAGGACCCGCTCGCCGGGATGCCTCCGCTCGCCGACAGCGGCAAGCGCACACTGGCCCGGATCATCGACATGATCCTCGTCTTCCTCGTGGTGGTGCTGCTGTCGTGGGCCTTCGGGGTCGCGCAGTACACGACGAACACGGACAAGATCGAGTTCGGCAAGACCTTCGGCCGGGAGATCGTCGCCGCGATCCTGTACGTCGCGTACGACACGATCCTGACCTCCAGGTCCGGCCAGACGCTGGGCAAGAAGTGGCTCGGCATGCGCGTGGCCGACCTCGACAACGGCTCCACGCCCTCCGCGCAGACGTCACTGATCCGCGCCCTGGTGCTGTGGGTGCCGTTCGCGTTCTGCTGCGCCTGTCTGTGGACGGCGGTCTGCGGCGGCTGGAGCTTCTTCGACAAGCCCTACAAACAGGGCCTGCACGACAAGGCGGCCAAGACGGTGGTGGTCAGCACCGGTTGA
- a CDS encoding putative leader peptide encodes MVLNDVSEKTPGALLVARLHVDLCRLASAIC; translated from the coding sequence ATGGTTTTGAACGACGTGAGCGAGAAGACGCCGGGCGCACTGCTCGTGGCGCGGCTGCACGTCGACCTGTGCAGGCTCGCCAGCGCCATCTGTTGA
- a CDS encoding nicotinamidase, translating into MRRALIVVDVQNDFCEGGSLAVSGGADVAASITELIGQAPAGYRHVVATRDHHIAPGGHFADNPDYVHSWPAHCVAGTEGVGFHPNFAPAVASGAIDAVFSKGAYAAAYSGFEGTDENGVKLGDWLRARQIDEVDVVGIATDHCVRATALDAAREGFRTQVLLDLTAGVAKETTDRALEELREAGVELSGKPVV; encoded by the coding sequence ATGCGCCGCGCCTTGATCGTCGTAGACGTGCAGAACGACTTCTGCGAGGGGGGCAGCCTCGCGGTGTCCGGCGGCGCCGACGTGGCCGCCTCGATCACCGAGCTGATCGGGCAGGCCCCCGCCGGATACCGGCACGTGGTGGCCACCCGCGACCACCACATCGCCCCCGGCGGCCACTTCGCGGACAACCCCGACTACGTCCACTCCTGGCCCGCGCACTGCGTCGCCGGGACCGAGGGCGTCGGCTTCCACCCCAACTTCGCCCCGGCCGTCGCCTCCGGTGCCATCGACGCCGTCTTCAGCAAGGGCGCCTACGCGGCCGCCTACAGCGGCTTCGAGGGCACCGACGAGAACGGCGTCAAGCTGGGCGACTGGCTGCGCGCCCGCCAGATCGACGAGGTGGACGTCGTCGGCATCGCCACCGACCACTGCGTACGCGCCACCGCCCTGGACGCGGCCCGCGAGGGCTTCCGCACCCAGGTCCTGCTGGACCTCACGGCGGGCGTGGCCAAGGAGACCACCGACAGAGCCCTGGAGGAACTGCGCGAGGCCGGCGTCGAACTCTCCGGCAAGCCGGTCGTCTGA
- a CDS encoding amino acid permease: protein MTSAQVDTEKTPEEGYERGLGSRQVQMIAIGGAIGVGLFLGAGANIAKAGPSLILMYALAGAIVFFIMRALGELLLYRPVSGSFAEYSREFLGPFFGYFTGWTYWLMWVVTGMAELTAAAIYVNYWFPAIPQWVTALVFLVILFSVNLISVKLFGELEFWFSMVKVTALVGMIVIGLGVLTFGFSSAGDTAAVSNLWEFDGFFPKGIGSSLMTLQGVMFAYLAVELVGVTAGESENPEKTLPKAINTLPWRIALFYVGALTVILCVVKWTEFAPGVSPFVEAFAKIGIPAGAGIVNFVVLTAALSSCNSGMYSTGRMLRNLADSGEAPAAFRKLSSTKTPAFGITVSVLFMGIGVVLNYVVPEKAFGYVTSVATAAGIWTWLMILISHVLYRRAVVAGRLPASSFPAPGGSAFSWVAIVFLLFVTGLIAYDADSRVCLYVMAGWAAALGIGWVILKNVNPQVTDRREPELEKVG from the coding sequence ATGACCTCCGCTCAGGTCGACACGGAGAAGACCCCCGAAGAGGGGTACGAGCGCGGACTCGGCAGCCGTCAGGTCCAGATGATCGCGATCGGCGGCGCCATCGGCGTCGGCCTCTTCCTGGGAGCCGGCGCGAACATCGCCAAGGCCGGTCCCAGCCTCATCCTGATGTACGCCCTCGCGGGCGCGATCGTCTTCTTCATCATGCGAGCGCTCGGCGAGCTGCTCCTGTACCGCCCGGTCTCGGGCTCGTTCGCGGAGTACTCCCGCGAGTTCCTCGGCCCGTTCTTCGGCTACTTCACCGGCTGGACGTACTGGCTGATGTGGGTCGTCACCGGCATGGCCGAGCTGACGGCCGCCGCGATCTACGTCAACTACTGGTTCCCCGCCATCCCCCAGTGGGTGACGGCCCTGGTGTTCCTGGTGATCCTCTTCTCCGTCAACCTGATCTCCGTGAAGCTCTTCGGCGAGCTGGAGTTCTGGTTCTCGATGGTGAAGGTCACCGCGCTCGTCGGCATGATCGTGATCGGCCTGGGCGTGCTCACCTTCGGCTTCAGCAGCGCCGGTGACACGGCCGCCGTCTCCAACCTCTGGGAGTTCGACGGCTTCTTCCCCAAGGGCATCGGCTCGTCCCTGATGACGCTCCAGGGCGTGATGTTCGCGTACCTCGCGGTCGAGCTGGTCGGTGTCACGGCGGGCGAGTCGGAGAACCCCGAGAAGACGCTCCCCAAGGCCATCAACACGCTGCCCTGGCGCATCGCCCTGTTCTACGTCGGCGCGCTCACCGTCATCCTCTGCGTCGTGAAGTGGACCGAGTTCGCGCCGGGTGTCTCGCCGTTCGTCGAGGCGTTCGCGAAGATCGGCATCCCGGCGGGCGCCGGCATCGTCAACTTCGTCGTGCTGACCGCGGCCCTGTCCTCCTGCAACTCGGGCATGTACTCCACGGGCCGCATGCTGCGGAACCTGGCCGACAGCGGCGAGGCCCCGGCGGCGTTCCGGAAGCTGTCCTCGACGAAGACCCCGGCCTTCGGCATCACGGTCTCGGTCCTCTTCATGGGCATCGGCGTGGTCCTGAACTACGTCGTCCCCGAGAAGGCCTTCGGCTACGTCACCTCCGTCGCCACCGCGGCCGGCATCTGGACCTGGCTGATGATCCTGATCAGCCACGTCCTCTACCGCCGCGCGGTCGTCGCGGGCCGGCTGCCCGCGTCCAGCTTCCCGGCCCCCGGCGGCTCGGCGTTCAGCTGGGTGGCGATCGTGTTCCTGCTCTTCGTCACCGGCCTGATCGCGTACGACGCCGACTCCCGCGTCTGCCTGTACGTGATGGCGGGCTGGGCTGCCGCCCTCGGCATCGGCTGGGTGATCCTGAAGAACGTCAACCCGCAGGTCACCGACCGCCGCGAGCCGGAGCTCGAGAAGGTCGGCTGA
- a CDS encoding immune inhibitor A domain-containing protein, which produces MTSRSWTYRTAATVVALAAASATFATFAVAQAAENGSAKAPAADRRDPQPAKAKEHDFDGPLSKTQEAQREEALRQVISGEASVKDRDGSKVVQLKSRKGDSKYVELGREKTDKIFTILVEFGDQVDSRYGGTVGPLHNQIAAPDRAKDNSTAWQADYNQAHFQDLYFGTGKNTESLKKYYEKQSSGRYSVEGEVTDWVKVPYNEARYGSNKASTGAWYAVQDGVNAWVAEREAAGDTAAEIKAELAEFDQWDRYDYDGDGDFNEPDGYIDHFQIVHAGEDESAGGGAQGEDAIWAHRWYAFGTDAGSTGPDTNKLGGAQVGDTGIWVGDYTIQPENGGLGVYAHEYGHDLGLPDEYDTSGGGENSTGFWTLMSSGSWLGTGKEAIGNLPGDMNAWDKLQLGWLDYDVAQAGVKSTHTLGVAEYNTKNAQALVVQLPEKKVTTEVVAPAEGATQWWSGSGNDLKNTLTRTVDLTGKTSASLSLDGWWDIEQDYDYLYTEVSTDGANWTPIDGTLADGTAIPRDGSGKPALTGTVAAYQKLTFPLDAYAGKQISLRFRYATDGGVAQKGFAADEITLTADGATLFSDNAEAADAAWAATGFSRIGASITDDYAQYYIAENRQYVSYDKTLKVGPYNFGFSTTRPDWVEHYPYQNGLLIWKWDTSQADDNTSVHPGEGLILPVDSHPTPLKWSDGTVMNSRIQSFDSPFSWYPTDALTLHRADVATKIKSHPGVPVFDDGKSTYYDASTPLAGVKITDTNTSIKIVGEPLNGSTIKVKIGPSTK; this is translated from the coding sequence GTGACCAGTAGATCCTGGACGTACCGGACGGCCGCGACGGTCGTCGCCCTCGCGGCGGCCTCGGCGACGTTCGCGACGTTCGCCGTGGCGCAGGCCGCCGAGAACGGCTCGGCGAAGGCCCCGGCGGCGGACCGGCGGGACCCGCAGCCCGCCAAGGCCAAGGAGCACGACTTCGACGGCCCGCTCAGCAAGACGCAGGAGGCCCAGCGCGAGGAGGCCCTCCGGCAGGTCATATCCGGCGAGGCGTCGGTGAAGGACCGCGACGGCTCGAAGGTCGTCCAGCTCAAGAGCCGCAAGGGCGACAGCAAGTACGTCGAGCTCGGCCGCGAGAAGACCGACAAGATCTTCACGATCCTCGTCGAGTTCGGCGACCAGGTCGACTCCCGCTACGGCGGCACCGTCGGCCCGCTGCACAACCAGATAGCCGCGCCCGACCGCGCCAAGGACAACTCCACGGCCTGGCAGGCGGACTACAACCAGGCGCACTTCCAGGACCTGTACTTCGGCACCGGCAAGAACACCGAGTCGCTGAAGAAGTACTACGAGAAGCAGTCCTCGGGCCGCTACTCGGTCGAGGGCGAGGTGACCGACTGGGTCAAGGTCCCCTACAACGAGGCCCGTTACGGCTCCAACAAGGCCTCCACCGGCGCCTGGTACGCGGTCCAGGACGGCGTCAACGCCTGGGTCGCCGAGCGCGAGGCCGCCGGTGACACGGCCGCCGAGATCAAGGCGGAGCTGGCCGAGTTCGACCAGTGGGACCGCTACGACTACGACGGCGACGGCGACTTCAACGAGCCCGACGGCTACATCGACCACTTCCAGATCGTGCACGCCGGCGAGGACGAGTCCGCGGGCGGCGGCGCGCAGGGCGAGGACGCCATCTGGGCCCACCGCTGGTACGCCTTCGGCACCGACGCCGGCTCCACCGGCCCGGACACCAACAAGCTCGGCGGCGCCCAGGTCGGCGACACCGGCATCTGGGTCGGCGACTACACCATCCAGCCGGAGAACGGCGGCCTCGGCGTCTACGCCCACGAGTACGGCCACGACCTCGGCCTGCCCGACGAGTACGACACCTCCGGCGGCGGCGAGAACTCCACCGGCTTCTGGACCCTGATGTCCTCCGGTTCCTGGCTCGGCACCGGCAAGGAGGCCATCGGCAACCTCCCCGGCGACATGAACGCCTGGGACAAGCTGCAGCTGGGCTGGCTGGACTACGACGTGGCCCAGGCGGGCGTGAAGTCCACCCACACGCTCGGCGTCGCGGAGTACAACACCAAGAACGCCCAGGCCCTCGTGGTCCAACTGCCGGAGAAGAAGGTCACCACCGAGGTGGTCGCCCCGGCCGAGGGCGCCACGCAGTGGTGGAGCGGCAGCGGCAACGACCTGAAGAACACCCTGACCCGCACGGTCGACCTGACCGGCAAGACCTCCGCCTCGCTGTCCCTGGACGGCTGGTGGGACATCGAGCAGGACTACGACTACCTGTACACCGAGGTCTCCACCGACGGCGCCAACTGGACGCCGATCGACGGCACTCTGGCCGACGGCACGGCCATCCCGCGTGACGGCAGCGGCAAGCCCGCCCTCACCGGCACGGTCGCCGCCTACCAGAAGCTGACGTTCCCGCTGGACGCCTACGCGGGCAAGCAGATCAGCCTGCGCTTCCGCTACGCCACCGACGGCGGCGTGGCCCAGAAGGGCTTCGCGGCCGACGAGATCACGCTGACGGCGGACGGCGCCACGCTCTTCTCCGACAACGCGGAGGCGGCGGACGCCGCTTGGGCGGCGACCGGCTTCTCGCGCATCGGTGCGTCCATCACGGACGACTACGCGCAGTACTACATCGCCGAGAACCGCCAGTACGTGTCGTACGACAAGACCCTCAAGGTCGGCCCGTACAACTTCGGCTTCTCGACGACGCGTCCGGACTGGGTCGAGCACTACCCGTACCAGAACGGCCTGCTGATCTGGAAGTGGGACACCTCCCAGGCGGACGACAACACCAGCGTCCACCCGGGCGAGGGTCTCATCCTCCCGGTCGACTCCCACCCGACCCCCCTGAAGTGGTCCGACGGCACGGTGATGAACAGCCGCATCCAGAGCTTCGACTCCCCCTTCAGCTGGTACCCGACGGACGCGCTCACCCTCCACAGGGCGGACGTCGCGACCAAGATCAAGTCTCACCCGGGCGTCCCGGTCTTCGACGACGGCAAGTCGACGTACTACGACGCGTCCACCCCGCTCGCGGGCGTCAAGATCACTGACACCAACACCTCGATCAAGATCGTCGGTGAGCCCCTGAACGGCTCGACGATCAAGGTGAAGATTGGCCCGTCGACGAAGTAG
- the clpS gene encoding ATP-dependent Clp protease adapter ClpS — protein sequence MGLVTSPAPLEIERTESAEEVFAVPEPDVPWVTIVHNDPVNLMSYVTYVFQTYFGYSKDKATKLMLDVHHKGRAVVSSGSREEMERDVQAMHGYGLWATLQQDRK from the coding sequence ATGGGCCTTGTGACGTCACCCGCTCCCCTTGAGATCGAACGCACCGAGTCGGCGGAGGAGGTCTTCGCCGTACCCGAGCCGGACGTCCCGTGGGTCACGATCGTCCACAACGACCCGGTCAACCTCATGAGCTATGTGACGTACGTCTTCCAGACGTACTTCGGCTACTCCAAGGACAAGGCCACCAAGCTCATGCTCGACGTCCACCACAAGGGCCGGGCGGTCGTCTCCAGCGGCTCTCGCGAGGAGATGGAACGCGACGTGCAGGCCATGCACGGCTACGGCCTGTGGGCCACCCTCCAGCAGGACCGGAAGTAG
- a CDS encoding M67 family metallopeptidase, which yields MLTITQALVDQIVAHARKDHPDEACGVVAGPEGSDRPERFIPMLNAAMSPTFYEFDSGDLLKLYREMDDRDEEPVVIYHSHTATEAYPSRTDISYANEPGAHYVLVSTADTDALGDFQFRSFRIVDGVITEEDVRVVEAY from the coding sequence ATGCTGACCATCACCCAGGCCCTCGTCGACCAGATCGTCGCGCACGCGCGCAAGGACCACCCGGACGAGGCGTGCGGCGTCGTCGCGGGCCCGGAGGGCTCGGACCGCCCCGAGCGCTTCATCCCGATGCTGAACGCGGCCATGTCCCCCACGTTCTACGAGTTCGACTCCGGTGACCTGCTCAAGCTCTACCGCGAGATGGACGACCGCGACGAGGAGCCGGTGGTCATCTACCACTCCCACACCGCGACCGAGGCCTACCCCTCCCGCACCGACATCTCCTACGCCAACGAGCCCGGCGCGCACTACGTCCTGGTCTCCACGGCGGACACCGACGCCCTCGGCGATTTCCAGTTCCGCTCGTTCCGCATCGTGGACGGCGTGATCACCGAGGAGGACGTCCGGGTGGTGGAGGCGTACTGA
- a CDS encoding LacI family DNA-binding transcriptional regulator — protein MVLTQRSKVRRPTLEDVARQSGVSKSTVSRVINGEARVRAEVVDRVRQVVSDLGYVPNQAARQLVTHRTGAVAVVAAQPTDRLFLDPFFDCLLRGIRRELARHGAQAVLLFLDEPDDYARVADYLGGGHVDGALLFSLRPGDRLPEMIDRLGLPAVFGGRPLLRDGDTVHGHAYVDGDNRGGARQAVQHLVSLGRTRIATIAGPYDQENSAADRLAGYRDVLLDAPAHLVEKADYTRQGGADAMAALLDRCPDLDAVFVASDFMASGALQTLRERGRRVPDDVAVVGFDDLASIAESTDPPLTTVHQDVTGMGRLMAQLLMRDGAPDGSREGTSDVSSVVVPTRLVRRASA, from the coding sequence ATGGTGTTGACGCAACGCTCGAAGGTTCGGCGCCCCACGCTCGAGGACGTCGCCCGGCAGTCGGGAGTGTCGAAGTCGACCGTGTCCCGGGTGATCAACGGGGAGGCCCGGGTGCGGGCGGAGGTCGTCGACCGGGTCCGCCAGGTCGTCTCCGACCTCGGATACGTCCCCAACCAGGCCGCCCGCCAGCTCGTCACCCACCGCACCGGCGCGGTCGCGGTCGTCGCAGCCCAGCCCACCGACCGGCTCTTCCTCGACCCGTTCTTCGACTGCCTCCTGCGCGGCATCCGCCGCGAACTCGCCCGGCACGGCGCCCAGGCCGTCCTGCTGTTCCTCGACGAACCGGACGACTACGCGCGCGTGGCCGACTACCTGGGCGGCGGCCATGTCGACGGCGCACTGCTGTTCTCCCTGCGCCCCGGCGACCGACTGCCGGAGATGATCGACCGCCTCGGCCTGCCCGCCGTCTTCGGCGGCCGCCCCCTCCTGCGCGACGGCGACACCGTGCACGGCCACGCCTACGTCGACGGCGACAACCGCGGCGGCGCCCGGCAGGCCGTCCAGCATCTGGTCTCGCTCGGACGCACACGCATCGCCACCATCGCCGGGCCCTACGACCAGGAGAACTCCGCCGCCGACCGCCTCGCCGGCTACCGGGACGTCCTGCTCGACGCCCCGGCCCATCTCGTCGAGAAGGCCGACTACACCCGGCAGGGCGGCGCCGACGCCATGGCCGCGCTGCTGGACCGCTGCCCCGACCTGGACGCCGTCTTCGTCGCCTCCGACTTCATGGCGTCGGGCGCCCTCCAGACGCTGCGCGAGCGCGGCCGCCGGGTCCCGGACGACGTGGCCGTCGTCGGCTTCGACGACCTCGCCTCCATCGCCGAGTCGACCGACCCGCCCCTGACCACCGTCCACCAGGACGTGACGGGGATGGGCCGGCTGATGGCACAGCTGCTCATGCGGGACGGCGCACCGGACGGTTCGCGGGAGGGGACATCGGACGTCTCCTCCGTGGTCGTCCCGACCCGGCTGGTCCGAAGGGCCTCCGCCTGA
- a CDS encoding DUF2017 domain-containing protein, with protein MPGQFEPLPGGGAAVALDDVEISIIRSLAVQLLELIGPGPAEDAPDDPLAELFAEGPSEPPADPVLRRLFPDAYTDPEGAPGPQRADEQKAYSAEFRRYTENDLRAGKRENALAVVRSLDALASEAAGEGGAVLKLTPQESQQWLRALNDLRLAIGSRLEIADEEDTDLLYRLPDEDPRKPMVMAYLWLGGLQETLVTTLMP; from the coding sequence ATGCCTGGACAATTCGAACCGCTCCCCGGCGGCGGCGCGGCCGTCGCACTCGACGACGTCGAGATCTCCATCATCCGGTCGCTGGCCGTGCAGCTCCTGGAGCTCATCGGCCCCGGCCCCGCCGAGGACGCCCCCGACGATCCACTCGCGGAGCTCTTCGCCGAGGGGCCGAGCGAGCCTCCCGCCGACCCGGTGCTGCGCCGGCTCTTCCCGGACGCCTACACCGACCCCGAGGGCGCCCCGGGGCCGCAGCGGGCCGACGAGCAGAAGGCGTACTCCGCCGAGTTCCGCCGCTACACCGAGAACGACCTGCGGGCCGGCAAGCGCGAGAACGCCCTCGCGGTGGTCCGCTCGCTGGACGCGCTGGCCTCCGAGGCGGCCGGCGAGGGCGGGGCGGTGCTGAAGCTGACGCCGCAGGAGTCCCAGCAGTGGCTGCGCGCGCTGAACGATCTGCGGCTCGCGATCGGCTCCCGGCTGGAGATCGCCGACGAGGAGGACACCGATCTCCTCTACCGGCTGCCGGACGAGGACCCGCGCAAGCCGATGGTGATGGCGTACCTGTGGCTGGGCGGGCTCCAGGAGACCCTCGTGACGACTCTTATGCCGTAA
- a CDS encoding nicotinate phosphoribosyltransferase: MDVADFGLPEEEGREALPQRGGGGRRVGVPSTALFTDQYELTMLQAALKAGTAERRSVFEVFTRRLPDGRRYGVVAGTGRVLDAVENFRFDAGVLGFLRERGIVDEETLDWLAGYRFSGDIWGYPEGEVYFPGSPVIRVEGSFAECVLLETVILSILNHDSAIAAAASRMSSAAGERPLIEMGARRTHELAAVAASRAAYVGGFTTTSDLAAGFRYGIPTVGTSAHAFTLLHDHERDAFRAQVDSLGRGTTLLVDTYDVAEAVRTAVEVAGPELGAVRIDSGDLLLVAHRVRQQLDELGATDTRIIVTSDLDEYAIASLAAAPVDAYGVGTQLVTGSGHPTCAMVYKLVARAESADPKAPLVPVAKKSTGGKTSVGGRKWAARRPDAYGVAEAEVVGTGAVPAELADHQLLVELVKGGEVVAREPLDVVRDRHAAARGRLPLSAIQLSRGEPVIPTEYVQGRPGNSAN; the protein is encoded by the coding sequence GTGGACGTAGCGGACTTTGGGCTGCCAGAAGAAGAAGGGCGCGAAGCGCTTCCTCAGAGGGGTGGTGGTGGGCGACGAGTGGGTGTTCCCTCGACAGCGCTGTTCACGGACCAGTACGAGCTGACGATGCTCCAGGCCGCCCTGAAAGCGGGCACGGCCGAACGGCGCAGCGTGTTCGAGGTCTTCACCCGGCGACTGCCGGACGGCAGGCGCTACGGCGTCGTCGCGGGCACCGGGCGGGTCCTGGACGCCGTCGAGAACTTCCGCTTCGACGCCGGCGTCCTCGGCTTCCTGCGCGAGCGCGGCATCGTCGACGAGGAGACCCTGGACTGGCTCGCCGGATACCGCTTCTCGGGTGACATCTGGGGCTACCCAGAGGGCGAGGTCTACTTCCCGGGCTCGCCCGTCATACGGGTCGAGGGCTCCTTCGCCGAGTGCGTGCTCCTGGAGACCGTGATCCTCTCGATACTCAACCACGACTCCGCGATCGCGGCCGCCGCCTCCCGCATGTCCTCCGCCGCGGGCGAGCGCCCCCTCATCGAGATGGGCGCCCGCCGCACCCACGAACTGGCCGCGGTCGCCGCCTCCCGCGCCGCCTACGTCGGCGGCTTCACCACCACCTCCGACCTCGCCGCCGGCTTCCGCTACGGCATCCCCACCGTGGGCACCAGCGCCCACGCCTTCACCCTGCTCCACGACCACGAGCGGGACGCCTTCCGGGCCCAGGTCGACTCCCTCGGCCGGGGCACCACCCTGCTGGTGGACACGTACGACGTCGCCGAGGCCGTCCGCACGGCGGTGGAGGTGGCAGGCCCCGAGCTCGGCGCGGTCCGCATCGACTCCGGCGACCTGCTCCTCGTCGCCCACCGGGTGCGCCAGCAGCTCGACGAGCTCGGTGCGACCGACACCCGCATCATCGTCACCTCCGACCTCGACGAGTACGCCATCGCCTCACTGGCCGCAGCCCCCGTGGACGCCTACGGCGTCGGCACCCAGCTGGTGACCGGCTCCGGGCACCCGACCTGCGCCATGGTCTACAAGCTGGTCGCCCGCGCCGAGTCCGCCGACCCCAAGGCCCCGCTGGTACCGGTGGCCAAGAAGTCGACCGGCGGCAAGACCTCCGTCGGCGGACGCAAGTGGGCGGCACGCCGACCCGACGCGTACGGCGTCGCGGAGGCCGAGGTCGTCGGCACCGGCGCCGTCCCCGCCGAACTCGCCGACCACCAGTTGCTCGTCGAGCTGGTCAAGGGCGGTGAGGTCGTCGCCCGCGAGCCCCTGGACGTCGTCCGCGACCGCCACGCGGCGGCCCGCGGCCGCCTCCCGCTCTCCGCGATCCAGCTGTCCCGCGGCGAACCCGTCATTCCCACGGAGTATGTACAGGGCCGCCCGGGTAACTCGGCTAACTGA